The genomic stretch AAGTGGAATTACTGATAACACCGAAACAGTCGACTGTCTCTGCTCTATCCAACGATACCCATGCTCTTCCCTCGACCCCTAAAATTAGCAAAAGGTTTACCAACTTTCAAGTACTGGAGGCCAAACTTCAGAAGGCTCGAGCTGCGATTAGGAATGCAAAAAATGGAAATACATCGTCTGATCCTGACTACATCCCTTCGGGTCCCATTTACTGGAATCCCTCATCATTTCAAACGTAAGTGTGGGTTGTTATGTTAGTATGTACTATCATTTTGTCTATGTTTTTACATGTCCCATTAGCTTGCATTCGAATTTATAAATGTGTTTAATAAATGTTTAGGAGCTACCTTGAGATGGAAAAGCTATTCAAAGTGTTCATCTATAAAGAAGGGGAACAACCTATATTTCACAATGGCCCTTGTGGAAGCATCTATTCGATGGAGGGAAATTTCATTTACAAGCTTGAAACGTCTAGCTTTCGGACGCAAAATCCCGACAAAGCTAGCGTTTACTTCCTTCCCTTCAGTGTGGTGTCAATGGTTCACTTCATCTACGACAGAGGCGCTCCCGATCATTGGCTGCCTTTGAAACAAACTGTTAAGGACTACGTCGATCTTGTGGCAGGACGATACCAGTATTGGAATCGCAGCCTCGGATCCGACCACTTCATGCTCTCTTGCCATGATTGGGTAtgtcacttttttttttcttcctagCTATTTACTCCCACCGTCCCCCATTAATTAGCACCCttactttttactacttttggttaatggatctcacattccactgactcattctattcacattttattataaaattaatttataaaaataggactcacattccactcatTTTTTCACACTTTCgtctatatttcttaaaaccgcGTGCTAAGTCAAACGGTGCCAATTAATGGATTTAGTATTACTGTTTAGGCTAATCACTTAAATCGCATTATGCTCTTCATGAATCGGATGTTGTAGGGGCCTGAGCTTTCAAAGTCCGTACCGGAGCTATTCAAGAACTCCATCCGAGCCTTATGCAACGCGAACGTATCCGAAGGGTTCCAACCATCAAAAGACGTGTCGATCCCAGAGATCAACCTGCCCAGCGGCCGGACGAATGGACTAATTGGTGGGCCATCGCCTTCTAGAAGGCCGATCCTCGCCTTCTTCGCAGGAGGGCTCCACGGCCCCATCAGGCCGATCCTCCTCGAACATTGGGAGAACAAAGATCCCGAGATCGAAGTCCACCAGTATCTCCCCAAAGGCGTCTCGTACTCCGTGATGATGCGAAGGAGCAAGTTCTGCATCTGCCCCAGCGGGTACGAGGTTGCAAGCCCGCGGATGGTGGAGGCGCTGTACACGGGGTGCGTGCCCGTCCTCGTGAAGGACGGGTACGTGCCCCCTTTCAGCGACGTCCTCAACTGGAAGGCGTTCTCGGTTGAGGTCTCGGTGAAGGAGATCCCGGACCTCAAGAGGATCCTCGCGGGGATCTCGACGAGGCAGTATATAAGGATGCAGAGGCGCGGGGTGGCGGTGCGGCGGCATTTCGAGGTGAATTTGCCACCCAAAAGGTATGATGTGTTTCACATGACGCTGCATTCGATTTGGTTGAGAAGGATGAATATCAGACTGAATGGAGTTGAAGATTCATGAATGTACAGAAGATGTGGAATTCAGCatacacattttttttttggtttaaatTGGATTGTAGTATATATAGCAGTATGATCTCTAATCTGGCCTTCACTGCATATTTACTAGTTCTCTCCCTTATTTGTAAGAATCAAATGATGTTGATTTTTTTGGTTCATTATTTTTCATAATTGTAGTAGTGATTGTCTTCAAATGTTTTAACTTTTTCATCGACCTGATTTTTGGCTTCCATTTTTGTTTTTGgatattttgtgtttgtttttgctGTTCTTTTGGTTTCATAGGAGATTTATGAATTTGATGAGTATTATGTTAATTTGTTTATCCAGATAAACGCACCGTGTCCAATTTTTAAGGTTCAAACTATATCTTAATAATCCTAACTGACAAACAAGGAAGAGTTTTAACAAAATGTTGTATTataaataaaaggaaatgtttagtattaatattatttatattgtaCATAGTGAAACGGTTCAATATTAATGGAATTGTTACGTAAGATGAGTGCAAATAAATTATGATTATAATACGACTATAGTTTAGTGTGTTTTATTTTAGATTGTGTCACTAATTAATTAGAGTGACGGAAGTCACCGAACCAGCACAAGCCAAGTCTTGCAAAATTGCAAGAGTCTATTCTTCAATCTTCCCAGTTATTGTTATTCCAGAGGGTCCATTTCCATTTTAGGTTATTATTTACAGCCGAAGGTTTGATCTCTTGggcctttttatttatttgttataagTACTATATTACTCCGTAGAACCCAACTATATGTTGCCATGAATTTACTCAAGAAGAAACGAAAATTTGACCTTCAGCTAACATTGAAAGAAAATCTCATTACAATGAAAGCACGAAATTTGATTGACGAGTCTCGCACATTTTACcaaacataagagcatccgcaatggagGATGTCCCGCCGGACATCCGCCATTAGGCGAGGGAGGGGCGGATGCGGACGTCGGCTGTGGACACCGCACATCCGCGGCTTTTCggagtccgccattgcggtgccacgacggacgtcccgattttttttaactctatatatacggctcgttgcaaactctatatatacgactcgttgcaaactctatatatacgattttttttaaaaactctaaCGCACGTATTATCGTCGAAAATGAAGgcctaaaacaaaaacatatcataCAGACCCCCGTTCTTCTAGCGGCAAACTATAGAGATTCAAGGCATAACATGTACTTTGTTTGAATCATTTTTTGGTTTGGGATGGTTTTTTTGTGTGAACtatatactttttttaatttaaatgtgtatttttttaaaaaaataaaatcgttGCATTTTCCCCgtattcgtgtcaaaattttaattccgtaaattgcatatttgtgaatttgtgaatttttattattgtggatgtctgttgggatgtccttgggaatgtccgccattgtgcagtgggatgtccttatgacgtggcagtgcagtgggaggtccttatgacgtggcagaaggtgtttttgagaagttcgccgggacatccgcaccattgcggatgctctaagtatgTGTTATTCAAATTGCAGTATATATTTACAAGTGGTGGTTTTTTGACAAAATTTATGTTTTGTGAGTTTTGGGATATTGCATTGTACTCCATATTTCCGCAAATAAAAgtcccggttcataattactataGAATGGTAAAGATGTCTCAAATTCCACTCAcattcatttaaaactaatatatacaagggAGACTCTTATTCCAGTAACTTTCTTCTacctacttttcttaacatttcttaaaaccagtGCCGGATtggaatgagactcctattcgcaggcggagggagtatcatgCAAGAAATTGTTTAAGAAAGATTAAAGTAAGAgcgaagaaatgtgttgacttttgataaaaaatgaaatggttCCACTATTATTGAACGTAGCAAAATGATTTCACTACTGCGAACGTTGGGGCtaccatttttttaaatttcatgttcAAATGAAACGATTCAACCACGATGGGATGAATTCACGTCATTTTCTTAATTGCCATGTTCAAAAGAATCTGACTCAAACACAGATGGGACGAAGTCGAATAGTGAAAATAAAAAGTTCGTGTTTTTATGAtacaaatgaaaagaaaattctttatatttttatgaaatggtgcaagtgtattttatttcatctaaggttttatatactcctataagattttacctcatGATAGCCACGTCAATTTTCATCACTAATTCTGGAAAGGTGAGACAGTACCatgtaggcatgcacaaaccgacccggcccggcggttaaccggcggtttggaaccgccggttcatgaaccagaaccgggcccggaaccggcgggttgaaccggcagaagggtcgcagggtcggaagggccggttcaggttcggcaatatattgaacctgaaccggcggttcggcggttcgaaccgccggttcaaagggtcgaacggcatagggttcgtaggggttcaaagtagggattggtatgaaccggcggttcgccggttttgggtgaaaaccgccggttttggacgAAAACCGCTGGTTCCgaccggtttccgccggttccggaagcttttcaggcgtaggggctaggtgaggtcagaaaccggcggtttgtgtcggaaaaccgtggaccaacccgccggttttgtggaaaaaccgccggttttgtggttgaaccgccggttcaggcggtaaaccggcggttcggccgaaaatttgaaaatttgaaatttgaattttttttttatttcttccaattttactcctataaataccccacttctccttcatatttccttaccccattcttgtgttaacaaggatttcattctcaatctccatttctctattctctcctcattctctctaatttgtatttaaattttgtttaagacttcaagaccgccatatgttttcaatttgtaattgttgtaacttgtaacgtgtaatttgtaaacatgcaatttcaataaaattgcaactttagccgtatttttttcaattttatttactcacattgcatacaaaaacaaacttgaaaagtgtaatttaatttgattaaaattgaaaagttgaaaaatgcaaaaaaaaaaaaaaaaaaaatcgtcgaaccgccgaaccggcccggaaccggtggttcaagccgaaaaccggcggttttgaaccgccgcgtaacccgccggttttttgaaccggaaccggaaccgccgggagctaggcgggccggttcaggttcggcaatttctcgacccttgaaccgccggttcgggccgggaaccggcggtttacgacccttgtgcatgcctagtacCATGGCATCAATAATTTATCAATCATCTCATTGTGACATTGTGTAACTACGACTTTAAATTGCTATATTTGTCAtgttaaaagttaaaactcAAAATCATAAAGAGCCAATTTCATGATATGGTGTTACGTAATTCCTACCATCAAAtctgaatttatttatttatgtcattttaattaatttccttatGCAGGTATTATTCTTACTTTTAATATACAATGTTGACATTATAATCTTATATTCTAAATATGGTAATTGTTATCATTCTTTTAGTAGtatgaactaataaaaaataaaactatacatGACAATATGAAATCATTAGATCTCTAAAATTACGTAGTTTATGGTTTTGGTTGTAGCTAGTATTTTATGATGAGTTAGCATTTCATTACAATTCTCTTTCTATATATATTATGTTTGCTACAGTATTCCGGTTCGAGTGGTCGAATCGATCGAAACATGAATTAGTAATGATCTTAGTTTCCTTATCAGTTCAATTTtaatatactccatttgtcccataataagagtcctatttttttggaacgaattttaagaaatgtgtaaaaaagtgggttgaatatgttagtggaatatgagtctcacttatactactatgttagttttataattaaattttagtgaaataagttggtagAATATGGGACATACTTATCAtatatggtaaaaatgaaatatgactctttatAGAGGATGA from Salvia splendens isolate huo1 chromosome 4, SspV2, whole genome shotgun sequence encodes the following:
- the LOC121798833 gene encoding probable glycosyltransferase At5g03795, which translates into the protein MKGCNSNSRMLSSTARLLGFMLPLLVVSVIVVSMGSGSGSGSSNWIFASNYYPWTWSSSSLSAAAFDEAPELRRRVVGGGEEREEALAADYTLQRSAAAPPLGVLVAEAEPPSDETKVELLITPKQSTVSALSNDTHALPSTPKISKRFTNFQVLEAKLQKARAAIRNAKNGNTSSDPDYIPSGPIYWNPSSFQTSYLEMEKLFKVFIYKEGEQPIFHNGPCGSIYSMEGNFIYKLETSSFRTQNPDKASVYFLPFSVVSMVHFIYDRGAPDHWLPLKQTVKDYVDLVAGRYQYWNRSLGSDHFMLSCHDWGPELSKSVPELFKNSIRALCNANVSEGFQPSKDVSIPEINLPSGRTNGLIGGPSPSRRPILAFFAGGLHGPIRPILLEHWENKDPEIEVHQYLPKGVSYSVMMRRSKFCICPSGYEVASPRMVEALYTGCVPVLVKDGYVPPFSDVLNWKAFSVEVSVKEIPDLKRILAGISTRQYIRMQRRGVAVRRHFEVNLPPKRYDVFHMTLHSIWLRRMNIRLNGVEDS